From one Lolium rigidum isolate FL_2022 chromosome 4, APGP_CSIRO_Lrig_0.1, whole genome shotgun sequence genomic stretch:
- the LOC124649087 gene encoding pentatricopeptide repeat-containing protein At4g02750-like has translation MLNAYTRDALDVAIKFFEGMPERNEYTWSTMIAALSYDGRIDAAIAIYKRDPVKSIPCQTALLTGLARSGRITDARILFEQIPDPGVVSWNAMITGYMQNKMVDEAKELFDRMPFRNTISWAGMIAGYAQNGRSEEALDLLQALHRIGMLPSLSSLTSSFFACSNIGALETGRQVHSLAVKVGCQFSSYVCNALVTMYGKFGNLEYVRQVFDGMKVKDTVSWNSFISALVHNDMMEDARHVFDNMLSRDVVSWTTIISAYAQAERGDEAVEFFKTMLHEHELPNSQILTILISVCGSVGASKLGQQIHTVAIKHGMDSELIVANALMSMYFKCGSADSHKVFNSMDERDIFTWNTFITGCAQHGLGRQAINMYKHMESAGVLPNEVTFVGLLNACSHAGFVDEGWQFFKSMSRDYGITPLLEHYACMVDLLGRTGDVQGAEQFIYDMPIEPDAVIWSALLGACKIHKNAEVGRRAAEKLFAAEPSNAGNYVMLSNIYSSLGMWVEVAEVRKIMKQQGVTKEPGCSWMQIRNKVHSFITGDKQHEQIKEIESTLRDLYTLLRTTGYVPDTGFVLHDIDEEQKQSSLLYHSEKLAVAYGLLVTPKGMPIQIMKNLRICGDCHTFFKFVSHVTKRHIDIRDGNRFHHFRNGSCSCGDFW, from the coding sequence ATGCTAAATGCATATACTAGGGATGCACTTGACGTTGCAATAAAGTTCTTTGAGGGTATGCCAGAGAGGAATGAGTACACATGGTCAACCATGATCGCTGCACTATCTTATGATGGTCGAATCGATGCTGCCATTGCAATCTACAAGAGAGACCCTGTAAAATCCATTCCATGTCAAACCGCGCTGCTCACAGGCTTAGCTCGATCTGGAAGGATTACTGATGCAAGGATTTTATTTGAGCAGATTCCAGATCCTGGTGTTGTGTCCTGGAACGCCATGATTACTGGCTATATGCAGAATAAAATGGTTGATGAGGCAAAGGAGCTGTTCGACAGGATGCCTTTTAGGAACACGATATCTTGGGCTGGAATGATTGCAGGGTATGCACAGAATGGAAGGAGTGAAGAAGCTTTGGATTTACTCCAAGCGCTCCACAGGATTGGGATGTTACCTAGCCTATCAAGTTTGACTAGTAGCTTCTTCGCTTGTTCAAACATTGGAGCTCTTGAGACAGGAAGACAGGTGCATTCACTTGCTGTTAAGGTCGGCTGCCAGTTCAGTAGCTATGTATGTAATGCTCTCGTTACTATGTATGGTAAGTTCGGAAACTTGGAGTATGTGAGACAAGTCTTTGATGGAATGAAAGTGAAAGACACCGTGTCTTGGAACTCCTTTATTTCGGCACTTGTACACAATGATATGATGGAGGATGCAAGACATGTATTTGACAACATGCTCAGTCGGGATGTTGTCTCTTGGACCACAATAATATCTGCATATGCACAGGCTGAACGGGGAGATGAAGCAGTGGAGTTTTTCAAAACAATGTTACATGAGCATGAACTACCAAATTCACAAATATTAACTATACTTATCAGTGTTTGTGGAAGTGTTGGTGCATCTAAGCTTGGGCAACAAATCCACACAGTAGCTATTAAGCATGGAATGGATTCAGAACTTATAGTGGCTAATGCTCTCATGTCAATGTATTTCAAGTGCGGTTCTGCAGATTCACATAAGGTTTTCAATTCAATGGATGAACGGGACATATTTACATGGAATACCTTCATTACAGGCTGTGCACAGCATGGCCTTGGAAGACAAGCCATCAATATGTATAAGCATATGGAATCCGCAGGGGTGTTGCCAAATGAGGTCACTTTTGTGGGGCTTCTAAATGCATGCAGCCATGCTGGTTTCGTAGATGAAGGTTGGCAATTTTTCAAGTCAATGAGCAGGGATTATGGAATAACTCCTCTGCTGGAACACTATGCATGCATGGTGGATCTACTTGGGCGAACTGGTGATGTGCAAGGAGCTGAACAATTTATTTATGATATGCCTATTGAGCCAGATGCAGTAATTTGGAGTGCTCTTCTTGGGGCATGCAAGATTCACAAGAATGCAGAAGTTGGTAGAAGGGCTGCTGAGAAACTCTTCGCTGCTGAGCCATCAAATGCTGGAAACTATGTCATGCTatcaaatatatattcttctctcggTATGTGGGTGGAAGTCGCAGAGGTACGTAAAATTATGAAACAACAAGGTGTCACAAAAGAGCCTGGTTGTAGCTGGATGCAGATAAGGAACAAAGTGCACTCTTTTATCACTGGAGATAAACAACATGAGCAAATCAAAGAGATAGAATCTACCCTCCGGGATTTGTACACTTTGTTAAGGACTACAGGCTATGTGCCTGACACTGGATTTGTTCTCCATGACATTGATGAAGAGCAGAAGCAGAGTTCCCTTCTCTACCACAGTGAGAAGCTTGCCGTTGCTTATGGCCTTCTTGTTACACCCAAGGGCATGCCTATACAGATAATGAAGAACCTTCGAATATGTGGTGACTGTCACACTTTCTTTAAGTTTGTATCACATGTCACCAAGAGACATATAGACATTAGGGATGGGAATCGGTTTCATCATTTTAGGAATGGTAGTTGTTCATGTGGTGACTTTTGGTGA
- the LOC124650489 gene encoding zinc finger CCCH domain-containing protein 37-like, whose product MASHAHEHGLYLDPAALAYSWAEPDSIPPQLLVALGEYLSSSSCSSPTAGHPDADAEADDDDFMMYEFKVRRCARARSHDWTACPYAHPGEAARRRDPRRVAYSGDPCPDFRRRPGGAACPRGTACPLAHGTFELWLHPSRYRTRPCRAGPACRRRVCFFAHAAGELRGCKGGAAGEYSSPLALSPKSTLTSLWESPPVSPVEGRVVRWVDEDDADAEVEELMLAMRHLSFAKAKPFSSPGAQQVLPPVTEDDGPDLGWVSELVM is encoded by the coding sequence ATGGCGAGCCACGCCCACGAGCACGGCCTCTACCTCGACCCGGCCGCGCTGGCCTACTCCTGGGCGGAGCCGGACAGCATCCCGCCGCAGCTCCTCGTGGCCCTCGGCGAgtacctctcctcctcctcctgctcctcccccaCCGCCGGCCaccccgacgccgacgccgaggcGGACGACGACGACTTCATGATGTACGAGTTCAAGGTGCGGCGCTGCGCGCGCGCGCGGAGCCACGACTGGACCGCCTGCCCCTACGCGCACCCgggggaggcggcgcggcgccggGACCCGCGCCGCGTCGCATACTCCGGGGACCCCTGCCCGGACTTCCGCCGCAGGCCCGGCGGCGCCGCCTGCCCGCGCGGGACGGCCTGCCCGCTCGCGCACGGCACCTTCGAGCTCTGGCTCCACCCGTCCCGCTACCGCACCCGCCCCTGCCGCGCGGGGCCCGCGTGCCGCCGCCGCGTCTGCTTCTTCGCGCACGCCGCGGGCGAGCTCCGCGGCTGCAAGGGCGGGGCCGCTGGGGAGTACTCCTCGCCGCTCGCGCTCTCGCCCAAGTCCACCCTCACCTCGCTCTGGGAGTCGCCCCCGGTGTCGCCGGTTGAGGGCAGGGTCGTCCGGTGGGTGGATGAGGACGACGCCGATGCCGAGGTCGAGGAGCTCATGCTCGCCATGCGTCACCTCAGCTTCGCAAAGGCCAAGCCGTTTTCTTCTCCGGGAGCGCAGCAGGTGCTGCCGCCGGTGACGGAGGACGACGGGCCAGACCTCGGCTGGGTGTCCGAGCTGGTCATGTGA
- the LOC124648031 gene encoding BTB/POZ and MATH domain-containing protein 2-like, with amino-acid sequence MSTTSSPSSAGNNGDDSASSPTTSAIVAQVVSGSHVVKIDGYSRTRGHGNGRFIRSETFHVGGHRWGMHYYPDGDSPYNADWISMYLFLDHTDGNEVKAQFNISLIADQQHGESYGKTTSRFYAFTVTRPWGFGRFITAKDLEESVYLKDDVFTVRCDLTVTKEIVAEITTPPAVVVPPSDMHHHLAWLLSSGEGSDVAFEVGDETFPAHRYILAARSAVFRAELLGPMKENAAARVRIDDMDPKAFGAMLHFVYTDSLAEGSTVAMAQHLLVAADRYDMKRLKLICEEKLCNNLCRSTVANTLALAEQHGCGALKKACFKFLTSPGNFKAVRACQGFQHLKRSCPSVLEELIAILAP; translated from the coding sequence ATGTCCACTACCTCTTCTCCGTCTTCCGCCGGCAACAACGGCGACGACAGCGCTTCGTCGCCAACCACGTCGGCCATCGTGGCGCAGGTCGTGTCCGGGTCGCACGTCGTCAAGATCGACGGGTACTCCCGCACCAGGGGCCACGGCAACGGCAGATTCATAAGGTCCGAAACGTTCCATGTCGGAGGGCATCGCTGGGGCATGCACTACTACCCCGACGGCGACAGCCCGTATAACGCCGATTGGATATCCATGTATCTGTTTCTCGATCACACCGATGGCAACGAGGTCAAGGCACAGTTCAACATCAGCTTGATCGCCGATCAGCAGCACGGGGAATCATACGGAAAAACAACCAGCCGGTTCTACGCCTTCACGGTCACGCGACCATGGGGCTTCGGCAGATTCATCACAGCAAAGGACCTGGAGGAATCCGTTTACCTGAAGGACGACGTGTTCACAGTCAGGTGCGACCTAACGGTGACAAAGGAGATCGTCGCGGAGATCACCACGCCTCCGGCGGTCGTGGTGCCGCCGTCGGACATGCACCACCATCTCGCCTGGCTCCTCTCGTCCGGCGAGGGCTCCGACGTCGCCTTCGAGGTCGGCGACGAGACGTTCCCCGCGCACAGGTACATCCTCGCCGCTCGGTCCGCCGTCTTCAGAGCCGAGCTCCTCGGTCCGATGAAGGAGAACGCCGCCGCTCGCGTGCGGATCGATGACATGGATCCCAAAGCGTTCGGAGCTATGCTGCACTTCGTATACACCGACTCGTTGGCCGAGGGTAGCACGGTAGCCATGGCTCAGCACTTGCTCGTGGCGGCGGACAGGTACGACATGAAGAGGCTCAAGTTGATCTGCGAGGAGAAGCTGTGCAACAACCTCTGCAGAAGCACGGTGGCTAATACGTTAGCGCTGGCCGAGCAGCACGGTTGCGGTGCGCTCAAGAAGGCATGCTTCAAGTTTCTCACCTCTCCGGGAAATTTTAAAGCAGTTAGGGCGTGCCAGGGATTTCAGCACCTCAAGAGGAGTTGCCCCTCCGTTCTGGAGGAGTTGATCGCCATTCTTGCTCCGTGA